The Glycine soja cultivar W05 chromosome 9, ASM419377v2, whole genome shotgun sequence sequence TGAAGAATTACCGAATGAGTCTCTCCTCAGAGTCTTAGTATGTCATTGACGTCCCGtccaataatataataatatcgaGGGTCTCTCTTGGTTCTACCACTTTTATGCATTAAAAAAATGCTACAATATTTACTAGTTTCAAGTTTAATTTGTGTACTTGACTGTGGCATGAAACACACGAATAGTTCTCTATCTTATATTGATAATACCGTAATGAATGTGCCTATATTATTTTTCCACGCTTGTATTTGTTCTTCTACTTATTTATGTATCATAGTTATTGATTGTTTGCGTTCCTTTCTGGGGTTGATGATGGTGATACATGTCGCCAATGTGGCAGTTCTGTTTCCACAGAATGCACTATGTATGGCTAACTCGTGCTTGTTTACGCATCTGGTTGGCAATTATTGGCTTCTTGGCTAGTTTACATGTGGTGAAATGGGGGTGTGAATATATCGTaatcaaacacaattttttCTATTCCTTACACGAAGAATTTCGGTATTGATTGTAAACAAAACACACTAAACCAATTACGTTGCTATTTCGCAGAAAGCGTCAATGGTGATTTGAATAGATAGACAAATAAAATCTGACCACTAAATTTTCATGTTATTTCATCTAATCATTTGGGCAGAGTTGTAGAACATGATGAGCACCCCAACTCAACttgtgaagaaaaaaacataatgtcttaagttataaaattcacttggagtaaaagaaaaacaaagaaagagaaaactCATAAATTTGATTCTatccattaataaaaaattaataattaattattaatatttattgataaaaaaagctTAACATATATAACTATAAACAGAGACTTCCCATTTATGAACTTGTTAGGAAAGAGTTACTTGGACGCTATGGTTATATTTGTTGTGCTCGAGACAATAAGTGTGGAGGGAATTGGACAATAATGGATGAGTGTGCATGATTCAAGGACTGAAGGCTCAAATATTTGGTTTCATGGTGTGGTTGCTTCCAATGGGAGGGGTTGCATCGACGAACAAGACACGTGGTcacttatgataaaaaaaactttgggCTAGAGAAGCTTCATTGATGATTAAACTATAATTAGTGCCTACATCCACAAGTTTTTGTAGTAGTCTATTATTGTACCCAAAATATCTCAATAATTATGGAATGAGTACGTGGTCCTAACATAGTGATCAGTTCATCGGAATAAGAACTATTACTTGCGTATTGCCGGAGAATATTTCTCCAGTTCTCTTCCCTTTGCAATGTTTTGAGTTGCCATTCTATTTATAAATGTAagctttgttttttaaattgacATGTGTTACAAAGTTGAACAAGTATAGAAACAATCGTCAATATCTTTTTCGACCCTATACAAATGTGCAATGAGATCGATTTTCATTACGAATGCATTAATGCATCTTTCAATTATTTGatctaaatattaaaaatttgaattacttaggaaaatttaataatattttgtgtTCCACCAACATtcctcttattttttcttctaaaaccaaataaaataagGAAAGCCTCTTTCttcacttctctccctctatttttttcatttttttatcttatttatttgttcGATCTCCTAGCTTTCCATTTGATTTACGATACCAAATGTATGTTCCAATTGTCAAGGACATTTATTTTACCTGGAACCCCTTCTAATTTCCtcaagaaaatttataattttcattaattttcgtTTTTTCATTGACCTTTACATATGAATAGCAAACtttaaaacatgattttttaaaagtttaagaaaaaacaaatttaaattccaATTATtagaacaaattaaaataataagttataaacaatttatattgatttttatatatatgtttatatacTTTATCTTATCGATAGTTAActtttcctaaaataaaaacttaatttaattaatgtagtcaaataaaaattaaagacaaaaagCATGAAACAAATGGTAACACAGAAATACTAAGGCAGGAGTTGTCGTAGCCCTCAAATGATAATGCGAAATCGGGTCCACGAATTTCAGAATGCTCACAAATTATTGAGCTACAGTACAGTCCTACGTATTGTATTGAGGGAAAACacgaaatcatttttttcttttaccttgCTTATATTAAGAGGTCATGACGAACAAAGGTGACACCTAGAACCTTCTTTTAATCTCTTTTCCAAACGACACAGCATCACCTCCCATTATTTACTtccaatatctttttttttctttccaaaatagTAATTGTCTCTTTTTAATGTCAAAGTTTGTGATTCGGAacacaatttctttttaaaaaaacttccaATAATCTTACCCCCGTGTAATTATGATGAGTTTTGAAAAGTTTATTGTTCATATCTTCTCGTGTCCGTACGATCCATAAAAACTAGGCCATTTGGCTAAGTTACGTGGCAACCCAATAAACCATTATTGAATTTAGGCTTAGTATAAATACATGGGAGCTTATAGTTCAGTGTTCACTCAAACATCACAGAAGTACACAGCAAGGCACAAACTATAGTAACACAATACTTATCATTTACACCAAAACCATCACCTCACACTCACGAATTTTCAATACTCAATATTTATTCTTTGTGCTTACTTTTTAGAGAAGAGTTAGCTAGGAAAGGTAGCATGGATATTCAAAATCAAAGTGAGGATCATGTCCTTAGGGAATATTATTTAAACAACAAACAGTTTTTGAAAAGAACTTGGCAGTTTGTTCTCTCAGTGTctgtgttttctgtttttgtttggtACTCTTCTGGCCTTTCCATACATCCTCAGTCCTTCAATGCCTACTTCTCCACGTGCCTTTTCTACTCCATGATCACTCACACCCTTGAGAGGAAATACATGTTTCTCATTTGTAATGGAATCCTTGCATTTGTAGCCAAAACCTCACTCAGGACGTCGAACTCTTCAGATTCTGCTGACAGCTTTGACCACCTTCAAAATCTGTCAGAGACAAAGACAACAGCAGTTTCTGACATGGTTGTTGTCCCTTTGGGAAGTTTTGAATCCCCAGAGAATGTTCCTCTTATGGTTGAAGAACAACAAGGGGAGAACAATGAAGAAGTTTCAGAAGCTGATGAAGATCAAGAAGAATCTCACATTACAGAAGAAGAGGATATCAAAGAGGAggatgaagaaggagaagcagAAAGTGAGGCTGAGGTTGCACAAGATTATGAACTagaagaaacaacaacaacaaatgaagAGTTAGTAAATACAGAAGAACTGAACAGAAAGTTTGAAGAGTTCATAAGGAAAATGAAGGAAGAGATCAGAATTGAAGCTCAAAGACAGCTTATTGCAGTTTAGCTAGTGCATCTGATATgataaaagatgatgacaaggAATAAAGTGCTTTAGTctgttttcaaataataaacCAAAGCCTTATGGTTCTCTTTTGTTGTAATTTGCTTCCTTTAATTTGTTTGCATGTGTAGAGCTATCTCATTCCATGATTTCCATCCCTCTAGCTTCTTTCCTTTTCAGTCTGCAAAATTTATGTCATGTCATTTTTAGtgtagtattattattataaactgATCGTACTTCTAAGTTACTCTCGTCttgtctttcatgctttatttTCCCTTAATTTACTAGTTCCTACCGCGTTTCTTTTAATCACTAGCTACTTTGAATAAGCATATATGTTAATTGTCTTTTCAACATGTTTCCGTAGGTATACCTAtagaattaaattgaatttgaacttaaatattttttttagaacagGACACTCCAATTCATTAAtatctttcatttgtttttatctcttttcttaTCATATCAGATACCTATTATATTTatcacttttcttcttcttctctagaTCTATATTAAGATATGGGGTGTTatgaaacattttctttttgtttatagATCACGTATGTATCTTTactcaaaagtcaaaataaTCTTACTCATATATCTAAATATTAACTTatatatgtttaaatatatGTGAACTTAAATATGAATGATTATCTCAAATTGCAtgagaaaaaaagtaaataaaattagtgTCACGGAAAAGATACATCTCGATAagagtaatatataaaaattcacaTTTTGCTTATCTAAGACTTTTATACATAAGTGTATAATGACATTCTTGTTCTACTTAATTTAcatatttagaaattaaattagaattttaattttttaggaaTTTAATTATTAGTGATTTATAGATTTATGgaccaaaataattatttatccaattatatttttaaaacaacttctaaaattattgaaatttatcaTCTCTCTTTCCATTAAATTACTTCTCacctaattaattgattaactGATGTGTGTTAGTCATCTTCAGTCATTTTTTTCTAATCTTCATAAGAGAAAGAATggaattgttaattaatttatatggtaaaatttattataaagtattcaggatattttagtaaaaaataataattgcaaGAGATAACTTGAAAAAAGTGTTATAAGaatagaaacaattttttttaaaaaaaagtttcacaTGGAGGTAACAATATTTATctgatattatttttcaatatttgttataaattttttctttttatctctattgcattaataatcttttaggacacttttttttttaatcttcctTTGATGTACAAATATAATGAAATCATCacaatttctcatttttaaaatttgtatcaCGAGTCCATTTAGAGCTCTAATTAGAGAAAATATGTTATTACTGTCATGAAGTCAAGATCAATTCCTACACCCTCTTGCGTTTGCATACTCAATATTCAGCTTCAAGTTAAAGAATCCATTAATTGTAGAATGCCACCAAATTCCCTGAACACAAACTTTCTACGTGCTTCCGTTTCTGTGCAGTCAGGCTCTATGAGTGCAACCACCACCTCATATTTTCAACCTTCAGGCTCGTAAATAtcgaaaaaaaggaagaaagaaaaagcaagCGTCCATGTAGAACGTTGCACACCAAAAACATATAATACTCCTACTGTTTAGTGTTGAAGGTagatatttatttgataattgaaAGACTTAGGAACCAATTATAAGAACATTAGGCACCCTTTTTTGTGTAACCTACTAAATTAAACAGTTCAATCAATATTAAccgattaataaaaaatttcaaaaattcatAGCCAAGAAAGTGATGAACAGTATTATTCTTTATCAACCTTTCTATTGTGAACAAATATCATGGACAGGGTCTCTCCATACTCCCATCAGGGAGGGACCCTCTTATAGTGAACATGAGGATTTGATGAATCGAACGAATCACGTCAAAGTATCATGCCAAAAATTTATCTGTTCATCCTTAATTAAAAGGAGAAATCTAGAAGGGTCAAGGACACTTGCTTGATGAGGGTGAAGCCCTACAACTTAGAAACAcagaaacaaattatatttgttgGCATGTTCGAACAAATAGAAGcctgcaatatatatatatatatatatatatatatatatatatatatatatatatatatatatatatatatatatatatatatatatatatatatatataattgccaATACCATGGATCAATACAACAATGATCtttaacaaaataacaactctGTTGAAAACTTTGTTTGAACAAAAATGACATTTGATTGTAACAAGACAAATGCACAACTCGCAGCCCTATGTTCATTCATCAATCACTCACGTGGGTCCAAATATTCAGCTGAAAAGATGGgagggaaaaaataataattgaagagAATGTGGCCACTAGTTCAGATCACATACAATTAACTAGACCAATTTGGAGAAGTTGGCTCAAATTACATTTTAtcatttagaagaagaaaatatatgaaaacTCAAATATTTTTAGTCACTAAGACTCCGGCAAATTAGTACTCCATAAAATTGCTTCAACAAATTAAACTAATGAAAATATGATCGCCATAGCTTGTCCAGAATTTCCCATCAGTATCCATTTGTatcattaatgaaaatatttttagtcaCCGTAATTGTTAGTAATTAGTTCTTTTTTGGTCACAAGCAATTAGTTGAAAATATTAGTTATTCAGATAAATTAACTGTATTAGTTATacaattaataaattagttGTGCCAACTTAGATGTATATAAAAAGATTTGTTATTTTACCAAATCATATTTAGTCACTGTTAACTGCGATTGGTATTAGTACAGTTCACACCTTATTTGATCTTGCATGATGTTCTATTCATTCCTCAATTTAAGTTCAATCTTACAATTTAAGACGATTGGCAAATCTGAAGTTGTCAAGAGC is a genomic window containing:
- the LOC114367706 gene encoding uncharacterized protein LOC114367706 encodes the protein MDIQNQSEDHVLREYYLNNKQFLKRTWQFVLSVSVFSVFVWYSSGLSIHPQSFNAYFSTCLFYSMITHTLERKYMFLICNGILAFVAKTSLRTSNSSDSADSFDHLQNLSETKTTAVSDMVVVPLGSFESPENVPLMVEEQQGENNEEVSEADEDQEESHITEEEDIKEEDEEGEAESEAEVAQDYELEETTTTNEELVNTEELNRKFEEFIRKMKEEIRIEAQRQLIAV